The Mycolicibacterium boenickei genome has a segment encoding these proteins:
- a CDS encoding beta strand repeat-containing protein produces the protein MGKHSIAGGRGRRSAAGPIATAGLASIALAGAGVMLLLGPDSPTMRSVTADVRLVNTEGPSSDGNSEAGNTPGSTDTPGSKTKADKPRLPSLKQVQDRLSERATEATKNLNDFARDSVQRAIDNAKANGDKDTRSPVRRHKSPAVPKNDAADKADSPTVNTPDEPQQNQTPRHRLNDLSERVTSALTHPAGDPQPNDAPTTGLPGGQSGDAAPRATTFAAPVPSPAPAAPVSPITGLLSAVTLGTILAPNAPTEPADMPAVWAVMAWARRQSAYPVADNTAANRNTLLSPTETAAPLSPGIPDPTEIVNRWIYQPVHYGTQLWITSPLGGAVDGVINQISGQYLIGNGTDGTLENPDGTDGGLWIGDGGDGFDGVADGVAGGAGGDAGWFGDGGEGGAGWAGLDGGDGGQGGSFMGIGGKGGAGGASSNGQPAGSGGAGGDANGWFFGIAGDGGQGGVGVTGTNGREGDWDIDYGNGYGNGEDGGVGGGDGGQGGKGGDATGLFFANGGDGGQGGTAGTGGQGGRGADGDATHLSGGTGGTGGTGGGTGGIGGAAGAGGGLFGLLGNTGTAGSTGQGGAGGDGGDGGNGFGLVSDTNNTGTATGGTGGSGGAGAESPIAGTGHGGGGGGGGGGAVVNTANGGTASGTATGGDGGHGGAGSTTAAGGEGGTGGIGWIEADGLNSSAGGTATGGNGGDSIGTGTGGNGGDARLGAALGGKVSDASATGGDGGNGTNGGKGGAGGYSEISAGLQGGTGGTASGTAHGGNGGDATGAGSLGGNGGSGNIQAGFVRTGIGGNDGTATGSATGGDGGDATGGGKGGAGGIGSVVAGGTDAVADGTGIGGNGGDGLGGGTGGNGSSGQVGAFAAGATAGGTARSGDGGDGTGAGSVGGNGTIGNIQAFGVDSEAGGTATGGDGGDAASGGHGGVGGQGRIVANGTGSKATDSTATGGDGGDAANGSSGAMGGQAYVFAGTFGDPNSGGDISGSTAVGGDAVGAGQGGIGSIEAVNGTIADSSAIAADGNSGGLGGYATVKATNGGSISGSHATGGQNSDTATGGAATITADGAGSTVTDADAIGGDAGLGDANGGTGGNGGAATVIASNGGSVEDAIATGGKGGNGTTGGHGGAGGEGIVSATSAGSTASGSGTGGAGGNGSNGGTGGTGAQGGVVAQRTGSTASGTGIGGGGGSADGAGSTGGNGGGGWVQTGLYAGLGDNSTASGYARGGAGGDATTGGHGGAGGFATVLTTGNASTASGFAYGGAGGNGSAAGTGGAGARAQIVAKGNGSKASGTATAGNGGNGVGVTGGTGGQAIISAGQSSGTGGANSTADGTATGGDGGTGQNGVNGGTGGGATITARGINDSITGSAATGGDGITGANGNNASLNTSLGTITDSSATAGQSTDGAVGGGASIDVTGGSTGAVTNTHVTGGDAGSGKSGGTASLTVTGGAQVTNTIAKGGNGSDSAVGGNVVITAAGTGTTVTNTTATGGNAGLGDTGGGVGGKGGDVKITADSGGHVGTADHTATIRGGDGGNGTNGGTGGAGGTNGAGGGQTEFVARNGGTVYGEVRGGRGGDADGAGNKGGEGGFGYMSAGRDNLVVSGPSGNLTIAPGNNSLAHGTVVGGDGGSATGTTGSKGGNGSRVAINAAGQNAVAEGTITGGKGGSGSNGGTGGGDSGISSISALGPNAVATGVTATSGNGGDGISGGTGGKGGYFQVGAYSFTDLAGATYTGNTVTTGDGGDGTGAVGGNGTNLTQSGSFNGVPATANPGVPVTNQTVTTTSGANNP, from the coding sequence ACAGATACCCCCGGGTCCAAGACCAAGGCCGACAAGCCACGTCTGCCCAGCCTCAAGCAGGTGCAGGACCGCTTGAGCGAGCGGGCCACCGAAGCCACCAAAAACCTCAACGACTTCGCCCGCGACAGCGTCCAGCGCGCCATCGACAACGCAAAGGCCAACGGCGACAAGGACACCCGCAGCCCGGTCCGGCGCCACAAGTCGCCGGCGGTGCCGAAGAACGATGCGGCCGACAAGGCAGACTCGCCGACCGTCAACACCCCGGACGAGCCGCAACAGAACCAGACCCCACGCCACCGCCTGAATGATCTCTCCGAGCGCGTGACGTCCGCGTTGACGCACCCCGCCGGCGACCCGCAGCCAAATGATGCGCCGACCACCGGCCTGCCGGGCGGCCAGTCGGGAGATGCCGCACCGCGCGCGACGACGTTCGCCGCCCCGGTGCCCTCCCCGGCCCCCGCCGCACCGGTCAGCCCGATCACCGGGCTGCTGTCCGCGGTCACGCTCGGCACCATCCTGGCGCCCAACGCACCCACCGAACCGGCCGACATGCCCGCTGTCTGGGCCGTAATGGCCTGGGCGCGGCGGCAATCCGCGTACCCGGTGGCCGACAACACGGCCGCCAACCGCAACACCCTGCTCTCCCCCACCGAAACGGCAGCTCCTCTCAGCCCGGGAATCCCTGACCCGACCGAGATCGTGAATCGCTGGATCTACCAGCCCGTGCACTACGGCACTCAGCTGTGGATCACCAGCCCGCTCGGCGGTGCCGTCGACGGTGTGATCAACCAGATTTCGGGGCAGTACCTGATCGGCAACGGCACCGACGGCACCCTGGAAAACCCCGACGGCACCGACGGCGGCTTGTGGATCGGTGACGGCGGTGACGGCTTCGACGGAGTCGCCGACGGCGTGGCCGGGGGTGCCGGCGGTGACGCCGGATGGTTCGGCGACGGCGGCGAAGGCGGCGCGGGCTGGGCCGGTCTGGACGGCGGCGACGGTGGCCAGGGCGGATCGTTCATGGGCATCGGCGGGAAGGGCGGCGCGGGCGGCGCGTCCTCCAACGGCCAGCCCGCGGGCTCCGGTGGTGCCGGCGGCGACGCCAACGGCTGGTTCTTCGGTATCGCCGGCGACGGTGGGCAAGGCGGCGTAGGTGTCACCGGCACCAACGGCCGCGAAGGCGACTGGGACATCGACTACGGCAACGGTTACGGAAACGGCGAGGACGGCGGCGTCGGCGGAGGTGACGGCGGCCAGGGCGGCAAGGGTGGCGACGCCACCGGGCTCTTCTTCGCCAACGGCGGTGATGGCGGCCAGGGCGGCACCGCAGGCACCGGCGGGCAAGGCGGCCGAGGCGCCGACGGCGACGCCACCCACCTGAGCGGCGGGACCGGCGGCACCGGTGGAACGGGTGGCGGAACCGGTGGCATCGGCGGCGCGGCGGGAGCCGGCGGCGGGCTCTTCGGCCTGCTCGGCAACACCGGAACCGCGGGCAGCACCGGCCAAGGCGGCGCGGGTGGTGACGGTGGTGACGGTGGAAACGGCTTCGGGCTCGTGTCCGATACCAACAACACCGGCACCGCCACCGGAGGGACTGGCGGCTCCGGTGGCGCAGGCGCAGAGTCACCCATCGCCGGCACCGGGCATGGTGGCGGTGGCGGCGGTGGCGGCGGCGGCGCCGTGGTGAACACCGCCAATGGCGGAACCGCCAGCGGCACAGCCACGGGCGGCGACGGCGGGCATGGCGGCGCAGGTTCGACGACCGCCGCCGGAGGTGAAGGTGGCACCGGTGGCATCGGCTGGATCGAGGCCGACGGTCTCAACAGCAGCGCCGGTGGCACCGCGACCGGCGGCAACGGCGGCGACTCGATCGGTACGGGCACCGGCGGCAATGGCGGTGACGCTCGCCTCGGGGCGGCCCTGGGCGGCAAGGTTTCCGACGCAAGCGCCACAGGCGGTGACGGCGGTAACGGCACCAACGGCGGCAAGGGCGGCGCAGGCGGTTATTCCGAGATCAGCGCAGGCCTGCAGGGCGGTACCGGGGGCACGGCTTCAGGCACTGCCCACGGCGGCAACGGCGGCGACGCGACCGGCGCCGGTAGCCTCGGCGGCAACGGCGGCAGCGGCAACATCCAGGCCGGCTTCGTCCGGACCGGCATCGGCGGAAACGATGGCACCGCAACCGGATCCGCGACCGGCGGCGACGGCGGCGACGCCACCGGCGGCGGCAAGGGTGGCGCCGGTGGTATCGGCAGCGTTGTCGCCGGCGGCACCGACGCGGTGGCCGATGGCACAGGCATCGGCGGCAACGGCGGCGACGGCCTGGGTGGTGGTACCGGCGGCAACGGCAGCAGCGGTCAAGTTGGTGCATTCGCGGCCGGCGCCACAGCCGGCGGCACCGCCCGCAGCGGCGACGGCGGCGACGGCACGGGCGCAGGCAGCGTCGGCGGCAACGGGACCATCGGCAACATCCAGGCGTTCGGCGTAGACAGCGAGGCCGGCGGCACCGCCACCGGCGGTGACGGTGGCGACGCCGCCAGCGGTGGGCACGGCGGCGTCGGCGGCCAGGGCCGCATCGTCGCCAACGGCACCGGCAGTAAAGCCACCGACAGCACCGCCACCGGTGGCGACGGCGGCGACGCCGCCAACGGCAGCAGCGGCGCGATGGGCGGGCAGGCGTATGTGTTCGCCGGCACCTTCGGTGATCCCAACAGCGGCGGCGATATCAGTGGCAGCACCGCCGTGGGTGGCGACGCTGTTGGCGCCGGCCAGGGCGGTATCGGCTCGATCGAAGCGGTCAACGGCACCATTGCCGACAGCAGCGCGATCGCAGCCGACGGCAATTCCGGCGGCCTGGGCGGGTACGCCACGGTGAAGGCGACCAACGGCGGCAGCATCTCGGGCAGCCATGCGACCGGCGGCCAGAACAGCGATACCGCTACCGGTGGGGCCGCCACCATCACGGCCGACGGTGCGGGCAGCACCGTGACCGACGCCGACGCCATCGGCGGCGACGCCGGACTTGGTGATGCCAACGGCGGCACCGGCGGCAACGGTGGTGCGGCCACCGTCATCGCGAGCAACGGAGGCAGCGTCGAGGACGCGATCGCCACCGGCGGCAAGGGCGGCAACGGAACCACTGGCGGACACGGCGGTGCCGGCGGTGAGGGCATCGTTTCGGCCACCTCCGCCGGGAGCACGGCCAGCGGTTCGGGAACCGGCGGCGCGGGTGGCAACGGCAGCAACGGCGGCACCGGAGGTACCGGCGCCCAGGGCGGAGTCGTCGCACAGCGGACAGGCAGCACCGCCAGCGGCACCGGAATCGGCGGTGGCGGCGGATCCGCCGACGGGGCCGGCAGCACCGGCGGTAATGGCGGCGGCGGCTGGGTTCAGACCGGCCTCTACGCCGGCCTCGGCGACAACAGCACGGCCAGCGGCTACGCCCGTGGCGGTGCAGGTGGGGATGCGACCACCGGCGGCCACGGCGGCGCGGGCGGTTTCGCCACGGTGCTCACCACCGGGAATGCCTCCACCGCAAGCGGTTTCGCGTATGGCGGCGCCGGGGGCAACGGTTCCGCGGCTGGTACCGGCGGCGCAGGCGCTCGAGCGCAGATCGTGGCCAAGGGCAACGGGTCCAAGGCCAGTGGCACCGCTACCGCCGGAAACGGCGGGAACGGCGTCGGCGTCACAGGTGGCACGGGCGGTCAGGCCATCATCAGCGCAGGGCAGAGCTCCGGCACCGGCGGCGCCAACAGCACCGCTGACGGCACCGCGACCGGCGGCGACGGGGGGACGGGCCAGAACGGTGTCAACGGCGGCACCGGAGGCGGGGCCACCATCACGGCCAGGGGCATCAACGACTCCATCACCGGTAGCGCCGCGACGGGCGGTGACGGCATCACGGGGGCCAACGGCAACAACGCGTCGCTCAACACCAGCCTGGGCACGATCACCGACAGCTCGGCAACCGCGGGCCAGAGCACCGACGGAGCCGTCGGAGGCGGTGCGAGTATCGACGTCACCGGCGGCTCGACCGGCGCCGTCACCAACACCCACGTCACCGGCGGAGATGCCGGCAGCGGCAAGAGTGGTGGCACTGCGTCGTTGACGGTCACCGGCGGGGCTCAGGTCACGAACACGATCGCAAAGGGCGGCAACGGATCTGACAGTGCGGTCGGTGGCAACGTCGTGATCACCGCCGCCGGCACCGGCACCACCGTGACCAACACCACGGCAACCGGCGGCAACGCCGGGCTCGGCGACACCGGCGGGGGCGTGGGCGGCAAGGGCGGCGATGTGAAGATCACCGCCGACTCCGGTGGTCATGTCGGGACAGCGGATCACACTGCGACCATCCGGGGCGGCGACGGCGGCAATGGAACCAATGGCGGCACCGGCGGCGCCGGTGGTACCAACGGCGCCGGCGGCGGCCAGACGGAGTTTGTGGCCCGCAATGGCGGCACCGTCTACGGCGAGGTCCGCGGTGGCCGCGGCGGTGATGCCGACGGGGCAGGCAACAAGGGTGGCGAAGGCGGCTTCGGCTACATGAGTGCCGGCCGAGACAACCTCGTGGTGTCCGGGCCCAGCGGAAATCTGACCATCGCGCCCGGGAACAACTCCCTGGCCCACGGAACTGTGGTGGGCGGTGACGGCGGGTCTGCCACTGGCACAACGGGTTCCAAGGGCGGCAATGGCAGCAGGGTGGCCATCAATGCGGCCGGCCAGAATGCCGTCGCCGAAGGCACCATCACCGGCGGCAAGGGCGGCAGCGGCAGCAACGGCGGGACGGGCGGTGGGGACAGCGGCATCTCGTCGATCAGCGCGCTCGGGCCCAATGCCGTAGCGACCGGTGTCACCGCAACCAGCGGCAACGGCGGTGACGGCATCAGCGGTGGAACCGGCGGCAAGGGCGGCTATTTCCAAGTCGGCGCCTACAGCTTCACCGACCTCGCCGGTGCCACCTACACCGGCAACACGGTCACGACAGGCGACGGCGGTGACGGGACCGGAGCCGTGGGAGGCAACGGCACCAACCTGACCCAGTCGGGGTCGTTCAACGGCGTCCCGGCTACCGCCAATCCGGGAGTCCCCGTCACGAATCAGACGGTCACCACGACCAGCGGGGCGAACAACCCGTAG
- a CDS encoding cupin domain-containing protein, producing the protein MSFWDPRNVPPYPPARYTKDEPEVSAQLRRGDEPPDYDSFGLVKYHYLANQQQTNGDYGLYRVDISPQGGGPGPHFHRAMSEAFFVLSGTVRLYDGNDWRDGTEGDFLYIPPGGIHGFRNEADAPTSLLMLFAPGAPREAYFEGFAQLADLNDEERAEWFIKNDNYFI; encoded by the coding sequence GTGTCGTTCTGGGATCCCAGGAATGTGCCGCCGTATCCCCCGGCTCGTTACACCAAGGACGAGCCGGAAGTCAGCGCCCAGCTCAGGCGCGGCGACGAGCCACCGGACTACGACTCGTTCGGCCTCGTCAAGTACCACTACCTGGCCAACCAACAACAGACCAACGGCGACTACGGCCTGTACCGCGTCGACATCAGCCCGCAGGGCGGCGGGCCCGGCCCACATTTCCACCGGGCCATGTCGGAGGCGTTCTTCGTGCTGTCCGGCACCGTCCGGCTCTATGACGGAAACGACTGGCGCGACGGCACCGAGGGCGACTTCCTGTACATTCCACCGGGCGGCATCCACGGTTTCCGCAATGAGGCCGACGCGCCGACGTCCCTGTTGATGTTGTTTGCTCCCGGCGCGCCACGAGAGGCCTATTTCGAAGGGTTCGCCCAGTTGGCCGACCTCAACGACGAGGAACGGGCCGAGTGGTTCATCAAGAACGACAACTACTTCATCTGA
- a CDS encoding sulfotransferase family protein: MTALHFISGLPRSGSTLLAALLRQNPRFQAGMSGPLAGLFDALLAQMSARNEYSVFLDDAKRERILRGLFDSYYSDCAAEVVFDTNRAWCARMPAIAQLFPDAKVIACVRDLPWVIDSIERLVQRNVFSPSSIFNYSPGGTVYTRANDVAAQDGMVGGPYDALKQACYGAQRDHLLVVQYETLTAEPAKAMHAIYQFIGEPVFEHDFGHVDYDVTEFDERAGTPGLHTVRGEVKAEPRETVLPPDLFNRFVHDAFWRDPGKIPDGLRVV, translated from the coding sequence GTGACGGCGCTTCATTTCATCTCGGGTCTGCCGCGCTCAGGGTCGACGCTGCTGGCGGCGCTGCTGCGACAGAACCCGCGCTTCCAGGCGGGGATGTCGGGTCCGTTGGCCGGCCTGTTCGACGCCCTGCTCGCCCAGATGAGCGCCCGCAACGAATACTCGGTGTTCCTCGACGATGCCAAGCGCGAGCGCATCCTGCGCGGTTTGTTCGACAGCTACTACTCCGACTGCGCCGCCGAGGTGGTCTTCGACACCAACCGGGCCTGGTGCGCGCGGATGCCGGCCATCGCGCAGCTGTTCCCGGACGCCAAAGTCATCGCGTGCGTGCGTGATCTGCCGTGGGTGATCGACAGCATCGAACGGCTGGTGCAGCGCAACGTATTCAGCCCCTCGTCGATCTTCAACTACAGCCCCGGTGGCACCGTCTACACCCGAGCCAATGACGTTGCCGCACAAGACGGTATGGTCGGCGGCCCCTACGACGCCCTCAAACAGGCCTGCTACGGCGCCCAGCGCGACCACCTGCTGGTGGTGCAGTACGAAACCCTGACCGCCGAGCCCGCCAAGGCCATGCACGCCATCTACCAGTTCATCGGCGAGCCGGTCTTCGAGCACGACTTCGGCCATGTCGACTACGACGTGACCGAGTTCGACGAACGAGCCGGGACTCCCGGGCTGCACACCGTGCGCGGTGAGGTGAAGGCCGAGCCGCGCGAGACGGTGCTCCCGCCCGATCTGTTCAATCGCTTTGTCCACGACGCGTTTTGGCGGGACCCCGGCAAGATTCCCGACGGTCTGCGCGTCGTGTAG
- a CDS encoding SDR family NAD(P)-dependent oxidoreductase produces the protein MTNWTTVNIPDQSGRTAVVTGANTGLGLETAKALAAKGAHVVLAVRNLDKGEAAVEWISRSVPDADLELQRLDLGSLASVRQAADEIRTKHDTIDLLINNAGVMYPPKETTADGFELQFGTNHLGHFALTGLLLDRLLPVPGSRVVTVSSIGHRINAAIHFDDLQWERSYSRVGAYGQSKLANLLFTYELQRRLTGEKTSALAAHPGGSDTELMRHLPGVLQRTVPLLRPLFQDAAAGALPTLRAATDPGALGGQYFGPNLTTRGYPKVVPSSDQSHDLQLQRRLWAVSEELTGVTFPVLQSSRA, from the coding sequence ATGACCAACTGGACCACCGTCAACATTCCGGACCAATCCGGCCGCACAGCCGTCGTCACCGGCGCCAATACCGGCCTCGGGCTCGAGACGGCCAAGGCGCTGGCCGCCAAGGGCGCCCACGTCGTCCTCGCCGTCCGCAACCTCGACAAGGGCGAGGCCGCCGTCGAGTGGATCTCGAGGTCGGTACCGGACGCCGACCTCGAATTGCAGCGCCTCGATCTCGGTTCGCTGGCGTCGGTGCGCCAAGCCGCCGACGAGATCAGAACCAAGCACGACACGATCGACCTGCTGATCAACAACGCCGGCGTGATGTATCCGCCGAAGGAGACCACCGCGGACGGATTCGAGCTGCAGTTCGGAACCAACCATCTCGGCCATTTCGCCCTCACCGGCCTGCTGCTCGACCGCTTGCTGCCGGTGCCGGGTTCACGCGTCGTGACCGTGAGCAGCATCGGCCACCGCATCAACGCCGCGATCCACTTCGACGATCTGCAGTGGGAGCGCAGCTACAGCCGCGTCGGGGCGTACGGCCAATCCAAGCTGGCCAATCTGCTCTTCACCTACGAACTCCAGCGCCGTCTCACCGGCGAGAAGACCTCGGCACTCGCCGCACACCCGGGCGGCTCGGACACCGAGTTGATGCGGCACCTGCCCGGGGTCCTGCAGCGCACGGTCCCACTTCTGCGTCCGTTGTTCCAGGACGCCGCGGCCGGTGCCCTGCCGACACTGCGCGCAGCGACCGATCCGGGCGCCCTCGGCGGGCAGTACTTCGGGCCGAACCTCACCACCCGCGGCTACCCGAAGGTCGTGCCATCGAGTGACCAGTCCCACGACCTTCAGCTGCAGCGTCGCTTGTGGGCGGTGTCCGAGGAACTGACGGGCGTCACCTTCCCGGTGTTGCAGTCTTCGCGCGCCTGA
- a CDS encoding TetR/AcrR family transcriptional regulator codes for MRADAARNRARVLEVAYETFAADGLSVPIDEIARRAGVGAGTVYRHFPTKEALFQAVIAERIRGVVEEGRTLLAEADPADAMFAFLRSMVLQWGAADRGLVDALAGSGIDVNTVVPEAEGEYLAVLGDLLAAGQKAGTVRGDVTVADVKALLVGCQAMQSYNDDVAERVTSVVFDGLRAEGQR; via the coding sequence ATGCGTGCGGATGCGGCGCGGAACCGTGCCCGGGTGCTGGAGGTCGCGTACGAAACGTTCGCGGCCGACGGACTCTCCGTGCCCATCGACGAGATCGCCCGCCGGGCCGGCGTGGGTGCGGGCACTGTGTACCGGCACTTCCCGACCAAGGAGGCGTTGTTCCAGGCGGTCATCGCCGAGCGAATCCGCGGTGTCGTGGAAGAGGGACGGACCCTGCTTGCCGAGGCCGATCCGGCCGACGCGATGTTCGCGTTCCTGCGGTCGATGGTGTTGCAGTGGGGCGCGGCCGACCGTGGACTGGTCGATGCTCTCGCCGGATCGGGTATCGACGTGAACACGGTGGTACCCGAAGCCGAGGGCGAGTACCTGGCGGTCCTCGGCGACCTGCTGGCCGCCGGGCAGAAGGCGGGGACGGTGCGCGGCGACGTCACGGTCGCGGACGTGAAAGCACTCCTGGTCGGTTGTCAGGCCATGCAGAGTTACAACGACGACGTGGCCGAGCGGGTCACGTCGGTGGTGTTCGACGGGTTGCGGGCGGAAGGGCAACGGTGA